A stretch of the Rosa rugosa chromosome 5, drRosRugo1.1, whole genome shotgun sequence genome encodes the following:
- the LOC133709519 gene encoding cyclin-dependent kinase C-2-like — protein MAIAAPGQLNLNEVPSWGSRGVDCFEKLEQIGEGTYGQVYMAKEIKTGEIVALKKIRMDNEREGFPITAIREIKILKKLHHDNVIKLKEIVTSPGPEKDEQGRPDGNKYKGGIYMVFEYMDHDLTGLADRPGMRFSVPQIKCYMRQLLTGLHYCHVNQVLHRDIKGSNLLIDNEGNLKLADFGLARSFSNDHNANLTNRVITLWYRPPELLLGATKYGPAVDMWSVGCIFAELLHGKPIFPGKDEPEQLNKIFELCGAADEVNWPGVTKIPWYNNFKPTRPMKRRLREVFRHFDRHALELLERMLTLDPSQRISAKDALDAEYFWTDPLPCDPKSLPKYESSHEFQTKKKRQQQRQHEENAKRQKLQHPQQHRIPPNQQSGQAHAQIRPGPNQPIHGTQPVVAGGPSHHYAKPRGPSGGANRYPPGGNPGGGYSHPNRGGQGAGGGYGSGPYPAQGRGGAPFGSSGLPGAGPRGGGSGYGVGGPNYPQNGPYGGSGSGRGSNMMGGNRNQQYGWQP, from the exons ATGGCAATAGCAGCCCCTGGGCAGCTCAACCTCAACGAAGTCCCTTCATGGGGATCCAGAGGCGTCGACTGCTTCGAGAAATTGGAACAGATTGGCGAGGGTACCTATGG ACAAGTTTACATGGCTAAAGAAATAAAGACAGGTGAAATTGTAGCTTTGAAGAAAATACGGATGGACAATGAGAGAGAGGGG TTCCCCATAACTGCCATACGGGAAATCAAAATTCTAAAGAAGCTGCACCATGACAATGTGATCAAGTTGAAGGAGATTGTGACATCTCCAG GGCCAGAGAAGGATGAGCAAGGCAGGCCAG ATGGTAACAAGTATAAGGGTGGAATCTATATGGTCTTTGAATACATGGACCATGATCTGACAGGTCTAGCTGATCGACCTGGGATGAGATTTTCAGTCCCCCAGATTAAG TGCTACATGAGACAACTATTGACGGGGCTTCACTACTGTCATGTGAATCAAGTACTTCATCGGGATATTAAAG GCTCTAATCTTCTCATAGACAATGAAGGAAATCTGAAGCTTGCAGATTTTGGGCTTGCTCGTTCCTTTTCAAATGATCACAATGCCAATCTCACAAATCGTGTCATTACTCTTTGGTATAG ACCTCCAGAGTTACTTCTTGGGGCCACCAAGTACGGTCCAGCTGTTGATATGTGGTCTGTTGGATGTATATTTGCTGAGCTTCTACACGGCAAGCCAATTTTCCCCGGTAAAGATGAG CCAGagcaattaaacaaaatttttgaGCTGTGTGGAGCTGCAGATGAGGTCAACTGGCCTGGAGTTACAAAGATTCCTTGGTATAACAACTTCAAGCCAACAAGGCCTATGAAGAGACGCCTCAGGGAGGTTTTCAGACA TTTTGACCGCCATGCGTTGGAGTTGTTGGAGAGGATGCTCACGCTTGATCCTTCTCAG AGAATATCTGCTAAGGACGCTTTAGATGCTGAGTATTTTTGGACTGATCCATTACCGTGTGATCCCAAGAG TCTACCTAAATATGAATCATCACACGAgttccaaacaaagaaaaagcgTCAGCAACAACGGCAACATGAAGAAAATGCAAAACGTCAGAAACTGCAACACCCACAGCAACATCGCATTCCACCCAATCAGCAATCTGGACAAGCACATGCCCAAATACGGCCTGGACCTAACCAGCCCATTCATGGTACCCAGCCCGTGGTTGCTGGAGGGCCTAGCCACCATTACGCAAAGCCTCGTGGGCCCTCTGGAGGGGCAAACAGATATCCACCTGGTGGAAATCCTGGTGGGGGATACAGCCACCCTAATCGGGGTGGTCAAGGTGCTGGAGGTGGCTACGGCAGTGGCCCATATCCTGCACAGGGACGGGGTGGTGCACCATTTGGTTCTAGTGGTCTGCCTGGTGCTGGTCCCCGGGGTGGAGGCAGTGGATACGGAGTTGGAGGTCCAAACTATCCTCAAAATGGTCCATATGGTGGTTCTGGTTCTGGTCGGGGGTCAAACATGATGGGTGGAAACCGCAATCAACAGTATGGTTGGCAGCCGTAA
- the LOC133712829 gene encoding probable peroxidase 26 has protein sequence MTRNQRIFVFLIAVLPLLVSVCSSATSAPSSKPPPPPPPPQQNKLTWHYYKVTNTCRDAEAFIQHQVKKFWDQDKSITAKLLRLLYSDCFITGCDASVLLDGPNSEKTAPQNWGLGGFYFIDNVKKVLEHYCPGAVSCADILNLATRDAVHLAGAPSYPVLTGRRDGLTSSRSSVDLPSPSISWQASLDYFKSRGLNVLDMTTLLGSHSMGKTHCRFILDRLYNFNGTNKPDPSMEPSFLSSMRKLCPPRTTKGQSDPLVYLNPQSGANYNFTQSYYSRVLSKKAVLGVDQQLLFGEDTKDITDEFAAGFEDFRRSYAYSMSRMGAIKVLTGNQGEIRRNCRVPNH, from the exons ATGACAAGAAACCAAAGAATATTTGTGTTTCTTATTGCGGTCCTCCCACTTCTAGTGTCTGTGTGTTCGTCGGCGACCTCGGCTCCTTCTTCAAAaccaccaccgccgccgccgccaccacaGCAAAACAAGTTGACCTGGCATTACTATAAAGTCACCAACACATGCCGCGATGCAGAAGCTTTCATCCAGCACCAAGTCAAGAAGTTTTGGGACCAGGATAAAAGCATCACCGCTAAGCTTCTCCGGTTGCTCTACTCGGACTGCTTCATAACT GGTTGTGATGCATCAGTACTGCTGGATGGTCCAAACTCTGAGAAAACTGCACCGCAGAATTGGGGACTGGGAGGTTTCTATTTCATCGACAACGTGAAAAAAGTTCTTGAACATTACTGCCCCGGTGCCGTCTCGTGTGCTGATATTCTCAACCTTGCCACCAGGGATGCTGTTCATTTG GCAGGTGCACCGTCTTATCCTGTTCTTACGGGCCGAAGGGACGGTCTAACATCAAGCAGATCATCAGTCGACCTTCCCTCACCCTCCATTTCATGGCAGGCTTCACTTGACTACTTCAAATCCAGAGGCTTGAATGTATTGGATATGACTACTCTACTAG GTTCACATTCAATGGGTAAAACACATTGTCGCTTCATTTTGGATCGGCTCTACAATTTTAATGGCACAAACAAGCCAGACCCAAGCATGGAACCCTCATTCTTATCCTCCATGAGAAAGTTATGCCCACCAAGAACTACAAAGGGACAGAGTGACCCGCTGGTGTACCTAAACCCACAATCTGGGGCCAattacaattttacacaatcctACTACTCCAGAGTTTTATCCAAGAAAGCTGTGCTGGGAGTCGACCAGCAGCTACTGTTTGGTGAAGACACCAAGGATATCACTGATGAGTTTGCAGCCGGTTTTGAAGATTTTCGGAGGTCATATGCTTACTCAATGAGCAGAATGGGTGCTATCAAGGTTTTGACAGGTAACCAGGGAGAGATACGCCGGAATTGCCGAGTTCCAAACCACTAA